One segment of Lachancea thermotolerans CBS 6340 chromosome E complete sequence DNA contains the following:
- the NAM8 gene encoding Nam8p (similar to uniprot|Q00539 Saccharomyces cerevisiae YHR086W NAM8 RNA binding protein component of the U1 snRNP protein mutants are defective in meiotic recombination and in formation of viable spores involved in the formation of DSBs through meiosis-specific splicing of MER2 pre-mRNA) yields MSFGSSLNSFNYGSSRGDYAPQQSIHHTQSHSSPAEQSASRSNSLYMGDLDPSWDENAIRAVWANLGEPNVQVKLIRNSGSTGGSSGYCFVEFPSHLNASNALLKNGLLIPNARNRYLKLNWASFATAPGNEHSVFVGDIAPNVSEAQLFELFISRYASTLNAKIVFDQMTGVSKGYGFVKFGQESEQQRALLEMQGVFLNGRAVRVSTTSKNRSKFQQPLQQQQQPYMQQQQPYVQQQARAPAFNNGNVQSQFIYPVQQQPTLTQYTDPNNTTVFIGGLSSLVSEDELRAYFQPFGSIVYVKIPVGKGCGFVQYVDRISAETAIAKMQGYPIGNSRIRLSWGRSAKQAAVMQQAFASSAQHRQQLSNQNALSTTNLPYNRQPAMPVSYGYSGNWDLLNGGCSYKPSSPAHYANSVHDATGGSSTVLLPGVSNLEYVGAPSNSSSTSTFSYSPSYSASQSTTYSTSSQATDPVSAALGYGAQVHPQFLVQGNDAFDKSKSETIDRLERGSNGFIFA; encoded by the coding sequence ATGTCGTTCGGTTCTTCGCTGAATTCTTTCAATTACGGCAGCAGCCGGGGTGATTACGCACCCCAGCAATCAATCCATCATACACAATCACATTCATCACCTGCGGAGCAATCTGCCTCCCGCTCAAATTCGCTGTACATGGGCGATCTGGACCCCAGCTGGGACGAAAATGCTATCCGTGCAGTTTGGGCCAACTTGGGTGAGCCTAATGTTCAGGTTAAACTGATTCGTAATTCAGGCTCCACCGGAGGTAGTTCAGGCTACTGCTTCGTGGAGTTTCCATCCCACCTCAATGCGTCGAACGCACTTCTTAAAAATGGGCTTTTGATACCTAATGCAAGAAACAGATACCTCAAACTCAACTGGGCGTCCTTTGCTACAGCCCCTGGAAACGAACACTCTGTATTTGTGGGTGATATTGCGCCCAATGTCAGTGAAGCgcagctctttgaacttttcataTCCCGGTATGCCTCCACCTTGAATGCCAAGATTGTGTTCGACCAAATGACAGGTGTCTCTAAGGGCTATGGTTTCGTCAAGTTTGGGCAGGAATCGGAGCAGCAAAGAGCGCTACTTGAAATGCAGGGCGTTTTCTTGAACGGTAGGGCAGTTCGCGTGAGCACAACGTCCAAAAACAGATCAAAGTTTCAGCAGCCgcttcaacagcagcagcagccttATatgcagcaacaacagccttATGTTCAGCAGCAAGCGCGTGCTCCAGCTTTTAACAATGGAAATGTGCAATCGCAGTTCATATACCCAGTGCAGCAACAGCCCACTCTTACTCAGTACACCGATCCTAACAATACGACAGTATTTATTGGGGGTCTGTCCTCGCTTGTCTCTGAAGATGAACTACGTGCTTATTTTCAACCTTTTGGATCAATTGTCTACGTGAAAATTCCAGTCGGTAAGGGCTGTGGGTTCGTGCAGTACGTGGATCGCATTTCCGCTGAAACCGCCATCGCGAAGATGCAAGGATATCCAATCGGCAACTCGAGGATCAGGCTCTCCTGGGGCAGGAGTGCGAAACAAGCCGCAGTCATGCAACAGGCGTTTGCGTCATCCGCGCAGCACCGCCAGCAGCTTTCAAACCAGAATGCGCTTTCAACTACCAACTTGCCATATAATCGTCAACCCGCAATGCCGGTCTCTTATGGATATTCTGGGAATTGGGATTTGTTGAACGGTGGCTGCAGCTACAAGCCATCTTCTCCGGCACATTACGCTAATTCTGTACACGATGCGACAGGGGGTTCTTCGACCGTGTTGCTTCCCGGTGTCTCAAACTTGGAGTATGTTGGCGCTCCCTCAAACTCCAGTTCAACAAGCACTTTCAGCTACTCCCCAAGCTACTCAGCTTCCCAATCAACTACGTATAGCACGTCTTCTCAAGCGACTGACCCGGTGTCAGCTGCGCTTGGGTACGGGGCCCAAGTTCACCCACAATTTCTAGTCCAGGGAAACGACGCGTTCGACAAGAGCAAGTCTGAGACGATTGACAGACTAGAAAGAGGCAGTAACGGATTTATATTCGCCTAA
- the IPI1 gene encoding Ipi1p (similar to uniprot|P38803 Saccharomyces cerevisiae YHR085W IPI1 Protein of unknown function essential for viability may be involved in rRNA processing), with amino-acid sequence MAKKKTLKQQDFQKKKLKVGKPKQQASNVTSTAFTARTISLPNQQKLKSAGNREDSGDERLEADILRRLSLCKHHSAVTRKETLVHFKHMVPRIITAKCMTPLLNSCYPLICDQDIQVRSALLELLEEIGQYDQNVLRLHSRALVLFINSSMTHIVPAVQRDSGKFLQCAVRYCGDELVRNSWVKMLKGMFSVLGWSLEAPGSKKSSKSVSMGVKTSSVVSMNSTKAKRSLQANLETLLEFVKCGCLEPKPDPSSGELPHGPSAYDKYLIPALPQPYQHLKLFVKELKNEKTASHSKLEELNNTSFQDYATRREVLLEHFYDRVLENVENVIADGGECGRVAKSLKGTMGDIKSLQDACA; translated from the coding sequence atggccaaaaagaagacccTGAAGCAGCAGGacttccaaaagaagaagcttaaGGTTGGAAAACCAAAACAGCAAGCGAGTAACGTCACCAGCACTGCGTTTACAGCGAGGACAATCTCGCTGCCGAATCAACAGAAACTGAAGTCAGCTGGTAACCGCGAGGATTCCGGCGATGAAAGACTGGAGGCAGACATTCTAAGGCGCTTGTCTTTATGTAAGCACCATAGTGCAGTAACCAGGAAAGAGACCTTAGTGCACTTCAAACATATGGTGCCGAGAATTATAACTGCGAAATGTATGACGCCTCTTCTGAACAGCTGTTACCCGTTGATTTGCGACCAAGATATTCAGGTAAGGTCGGCCCTGCTTGAGCTATTGGAAGAAATAGGGCAATATGATCAAAATGTTTTGAGGTTGCATAGTCGGGCACTAGTTCTGTtcatcaacagcagcatGACACACATTGTTCCTGCAGTCCAACGCGACTCGGGGAAATTTTTACAGTGCGCAGTCCGCTACTGTGGTGATGAACTCGTTCGCAATTCGTGGGTCAAGATGCTGAAAGGCATGTTCAGCGTACTAGGATGGTCGCTTGAAGCTCCTGGctcgaaaaagagcagcaaATCAGTAAGCATGGGTGTGAAAACCTCGAGCGTCGTCAGTATGAACAGCACCAAGGCGAAGCGGTCCCTACAAGCTAATCTCGAAACGCTTCTGGAGTTTGTGAAGTGTGGCTGTCTCGAACCGAAGCCAGACCCATCTTCTGGCGAGCTGCCCCATGGACCTTCAGCATACGATAAGTATCTTATCCCTGCACTGCCTCAACCATACCAACatctgaagctctttgtaaaagagctgaaaaacgAGAAAACAGCATCACACTccaagcttgaagaattgAACAACACGTCTTTCCAAGACTATGCTACACGGCGTGAGGTCTTGCTGGAGCACTTCTACGACAGAGTATTGGAGAATGTAGAAAACGTTATAGCCGACGGCGGCGAGTGCGGCAGAGTAGccaagtctttgaaggGAACGATGGGAGATATAAAAAGCTTGCAAGATGCCTGCGCCTAA
- the RQC1 gene encoding Rqc1p (similar to uniprot|Q05468 Saccharomyces cerevisiae YDR333C Hypothetical ORF) produces the protein MSSRALRRLEENDLEKTLAKLAPSTQKQEPSAKTSSVKAPKQINLFALMGQDEGDDSEDSEASNAEDRPIPASINDKPAQKPVQVLTKSQRKKNKKNKKSKQKPKPAADLSETENGNGESDEELDRMILQFQKKDLEQRRSVDPGLTASDESDYDTAFEDEDASHLKGPADVKTDPGFTNFTSFSEIIKIFGDIDMKNLNPDNEYKLLFGDLSPESLADVDSMTSTHVSPQVMKQIERLKHMVRNWGGRDHKTVPNGSTTRRLAFTKIREDWIPTPRGEYTITQLSQDEVVEWQSWLRSQDWMDEVRKTAHKWKDAGMNFYKFEPSNTETNRKAMTEFYMSVVLHPDHEALIHLISSKFPYHVPALLQVALILVRQGDKANSNGLVERALFVFDRALRSHISFNGLSCQLPYIYFFNRQFYFAIFRYVQILSQRGVVSTASEWCKVLWSLSPLEDPLGCRYFIDHYLLLNKEYSYMANLASSPLVNTYMQWYTLGLSLGFVLSFLKLDMVEKAKTELRKAFTYHAASLSTIFKEVALGDANLLNGLDFPEPCSEIELESKAYLIRMKAIWGGVEIKFLHDEILNILSEYKAGKIQLECTAPIETQNELFLGDIPINLLRFAVLSQESPLMACIPQEIWSERDVYEFDVLPPLPHDRESEDLVETVKTFVSESDLSMSQMEVMQDENMLNQIRQLSLEQFLQENPNADLGD, from the coding sequence ATGAGCTCTAGAGCACTAAGGAGATTAGAAGAAAATGACTTAGAGAAAACGCTGGCGAAATTGGCGCCTTCCACCCAAAAGCAAGAACCCTCCGCAAAAACTAGTAGCGTAAAGGCTCCTAAACAAATCAACCTATTCGCGCTGATGGGACAAGATGAAGGCGACGACTCAGAAGATAGCGAGGCCTCTAATGCTGAGGACAGGCCCATACCTGCTTCAATTAACGACAAACCTGCTCAAAAGCCTGTTCAAGTTCTTACAAAGTCtcagaggaagaagaataaGAAGAATAAAAAATCAAAGCAGAAGCCGAAGCCCGCAGCTGATTTGAGCGAAACAGAAAACGGTAACGGGGAGAGTGATGAGGAGCTTGACCGCATGattcttcaatttcagaaaaaggaTTTGGAACAGAGAAGATCCGTAGATCCTGGGCTTACGGCGTCTGACGAATCAGACTATGACACAGCTTTTGAGGATGAGGATGCGAGCCACTTGAAAGGCCCAGCAGACGTGAAGACTGATCCTGGCTTTACAAACTTTACAAGCTTTTCCGAGAtcattaaaatttttggcgACATAGATATGAAAAATCTCAACCCCGACAACGAGTACAAGCTACTGTTTGGGGACTTGTCTCCTGAATCGCTGGCAGATGTGGATTCTATGACCTCAACACATGTGTCACCCCAGGTCATGAAACAGATTGAAAGGCTCAAGCATATGGTTCGTAATTGGGGTGGTAGAGACCATAAAACAGTTCCAAATGGTTCAACAACCCGGCGCCTAGCTTTCACAAAAATAAGAGAGGACTGGATCCCAACTCCTAGGGGTGAATATACTATCACGCAGCTAAGCCAAGATGAAGTCGTGGAATGGCAGTCTTGGCTGAGATCGCAAGATTGGATGGATGAGGTTAGAAAAACCGCCCACAAATGGAAGGATGCGGGTATGAACTTTTACAAGTTTGAGCCATCGAATACGGAAACTAATCGAAAGGCCATGACAGAGTTTTATATGAGTGTTGTGTTGCACCCTGACCACGAAGCGCTCATTCATCTAatatcttcaaagttccCTTACCATGTACCTGCTTTGCTTCAAGTTGCATTAATCTTGGTAAGGCAGGGTGATAAAGCAAACAGTAATGGGTTAGTTGAAAGAGcgctttttgtctttgaccGTGCCTTGCGGTCTCACATATCTTTCAATGGACTATCATGCCAGCTTCCCTACatttatttcttcaaccGGCAGTTTTACTTCGCAATTTTCAGGTATGTGCAGATCCTCTCTCAAAGAGGTGTTGTGTCCACCGCCAGCGAATGGTGCAAGGTCTTATGGTCTTTGTCACCATTAGAAGACCCTTTGGGATGCAGATATTTCATTGATCATTACTTGCTTCTCAACAAAGAATATTCCTATATGGCCAACCTTGCAAGCTCGCCTTTGGTCAACACTTACATGCAATGGTATACCCTTGGTCTCTCTTTGGGCTTTGTGTTatcgtttttgaagttggacATGGTTGAAAAAGCCAAGACTGAGCTGAGAAAAGCCTTTACATATCatgcagcttctttgtcGACTATATTCAAGGAAGTTGCGCTTGGGGATGCTAACTTGTTAAACGGCCTAGATTTCCCAGAACCTTGCTCTGAGATTGAGCTAGAATCAAAAGCGTATCTCATCAGAATGAAGGCTATCTGGGGTGGGGTCGAGATCAAATTCCTGCATGATGAAATACTGAATATTCTGTCCGAATACAAGGCAGGGAAAATACAGTTGGAGTGTACTGCCCCGATCGAAACACAAAACGAACTTTTCCTTGGGGACATTCCAATCAATTTGTTGCGTTTTGCAGTTCTTTCGCAAGAGTCTCCCTTAATGGCTTGCAttcctcaagaaatttgGTCCGAAAGAGATGTTTATGAGTTCGATGTTCTTCCCCCACTACCTCACGACCGCGAATCAGAAGACTTAGTTGAAACTGTCAAGACCTTTGTGAGTGAAAGCGACTTATCAATGTCACAAATGGAAGTAATGCAAGATGAAAACATGCTAAACCAAATCAGACAGTTGTCGCTAGAGCAGTttttacaagaaaacccTAATGCCGACCTTGGTGATTGA